GTTGAACTTTTGGTGGTAATTTCAATAATTGGTCTATTGGCAACTTTAGCAATTGTAGCTTTGAAAAATACTAGAGAAAAAGCAAATATTGCCAAAACTAAAGGCGATTTAAAGCAGATTCAAACTGCGATTGAAGTTGCTCGTGATCGGGAGAATAAAGTTTTAGGGCGAGATTATCGAGATGGAAACGGCGTGACAGGAAGCGGATGCTCGGACTGTTCCTGTAGGCCTCCCAGTTACACACTTGATAGCCCTCAATGTATAACAAGTATGACAAATGCTTTTAATAAGCTCGGCTTTGCTGGATTATTAAGGGATCCTTGGGAGAGTCCCTATTTGATTGATGAGAATGAATATGAGTTTTCTGGTGATCCTTGTCGTCGGGATACTGTCAGATCAGCAGGTCCTAACCGGATGATTGGCGGCGGTGACGACTTATCTATTTATATACCTTTTTATCTTTGTGATTAGTTTTTTTAATCAAGAATTATGTCAAAAAAACCAATTATCATCGCCAATGGAAAATGAACTCTAAAAGATTAAAATCAGGTTTTACTCTTATTGAGCTTTTGGTGGTGATTTCAATAATTGGGTTGTTGTCAACTTTAGCAATTGTGGCTTTAAACAATGCCAGGGCCAAGGCGAGAGATGCGAAGAGGCTGGTAGACATGAAACAAATTCAAACTGCTTTGGATTTATATTATGATGCGAATAACCGATATCCTTCTATTTCTGGTGATGCCTGCTGTGATGGCTGGGACCAAGGACCTTGCGGTGCTGATCCATTTATTGGCGCCTTAGTGAATGAAGGGTTAATGAGTAATGTTCCTACAGACCCAAGTGGTGGCTCTGGTACAGGTTGCTATGGCTATGCCTATTATCGCTATGGGGCGGGGAGTTATGGCTGTGATCCTTTGCACGGCGCTTATTATGTTTTAGGCGTGCGGGATATGGAAACCAGTGGCAGACCCCATCCAAATAGCCCTGGCTGGAGTTGTCCTTCGCGAGATTGGCAGGGAGAGTTCGATTGGGTGATAGGTAAATTTGAACGTTAGTCGAGCGTTACTTGTAGACAAAAAATAACATAGATACTATGCTCCAAAAACCCATTATCATCGCTAACTGGAAAATGAATCTTGAACAAGTCAAGCGGCTTTTTAAAGTGGTAAAGAAAGTTATCCCCAGTCAAGCACTTGACAAAATTTTTAGATTTGCTATACTTAAAGTAATTAATCTCACTGCGTTCCTTTCCCGGGCAACCGGGGTCGACCGCAGTTTTTTTTATTTAAAAAATCGACATGAAGAAAAAGGCTATTATTTTCATTGACGGTAGTAATTTCTACTACCGCTTAAAGAATTTATCTAAAAAGTCAAAAAGATTGAAACATATTTCACTTTTAAGTTTTGACTATAGAGGTTTTTGCGAATGGCTTTGCAGAGATTTTGAAATAATTGACATTAGATATTACATTGGCGCAGTGAAGAGAAGGAGAAATAATCCGAAAAGTAAGGTTATGCATGCTAATCAACAAAAATTGTTTAGGCGGTTGCAGAAACGTAGAGTAAAAGTAATTACGGGGCAATTAATCCAACATCCGGATAAAACCTATCACGAAAAAGGCGTTGATGTTAGAATTGCGGTAGAGATGATTAGATTCGCCAGATTGAATAAATACGATACCGCTTTTTTGATTAGTTCGGATACTGATTTAGTTCCAGCGGTTGAGGAGGTTTTTTCCTTTGGCAAAAAAGTAAAATACATTTGCGCCAATGAGCGCCAGTCATTTGGTCTGACCAAAACTGCTGGCGATTATTTAGTGTTGCGCGAGGACGATATTAAAATGTTTTTATAATTTTCCGTTTTGCTATGCCGAAAAAACCAATTATCATCGCTAACTGGAAAATGAACCTTGGGGTGAGGGAGAGTGTTGATTTAGTAAAGGCTGTTAATGATCAAGGCGCAGTAAGTAACAATGAAGTTGAGATAGTGGTTTGTCCATCCTTTACTGCTTTGGCATCTGTATCAGACTCCCTGCATCTAAAGTCTGATATCAAACTTGGCGCTCAAAATGTTTTTTGGGAATATAAGGGCGCCTTTACTGGCGAGATTTCCCCCTTAATGTTAAAAGAGTTAGGCTGTGAGTATGTGATTATTGGCCATTCGGAACGTCGCGGGCATCTGGGAGAGACCGACGAAATGGTACACAAGAAGGCAAAAGCGGTTTTAGATGCGGGGCTTATTCCGATAATTTGTGTTGGTGAAAATTTTGATGAACGTCAAAAAGGTCAAAAAGATTATGTTATTATGAAGCAAATGAACCAGGCTTTAGAGGGTTTGCGTCTGTCAGAAGACAGCAAAATAATTATTGCTTATGAGCCGGTTTGGGTGATTGGTTCTGGGCAGGCTATTGAGGCTGAAGAGGCCGAGCATACCCATATAATAATTGAGAGTTATTTGTTGGACATATATTCACCCGATACATTGGCTAAGAAATTAAGAGTTATTTATGGCGGCAGTGTGGATAAGAATAATGTGGCTGAATTTATTGGGCAGAAAACCATTGACGGCGTCCTTGTTGGCGGAGCCAGCCTCAAGGTCGAAGAGTTTGTCGGATTGATTAAGGCAGTGCAAAGGATTGCCTAGCTGGTTTATTTGCAGGAGGTTTGAATTTATTATTTATTATTTTAAAATAACCGTAGTTAATAAATTGTTAATAAAGTTAATAGAGTTAATAAATTTGTAAGGCATCTCGTTTTCTTATTAACTTTATTAACAACTTTATTAACTTTATTAATTACCGTGTTAGCATCTAAACTAAATTTTTTATTATGTTAGTCCATATCAAAGAAGTCATCTCCTGGGCCCAGAAGAAAAAATGTGCTGTTGGGGCTTTTAATACCTCTAATTTGGAGACAACTTTGGGAATTGTTAATGGTGCGATTAAGGCTAAGAAGCCAATCATTATTCAAGTCTCGGAAACAGCGATTAAATACGCTGGCCTTAAACCGATCACCCATATTGTAGAAACAGTGGCAAAAAACGAGGCTGTTAATGTTCCGGTAGCTCTCCACCTAGATCATGGTAAAAGCTTTCACTCGGTTGCCGAATGTATTCATGCTGGGTTTTCTTCAATTATGATTGACGCATCCGATGTTCCGTTTGATGAAAATGTAGTCCTAACCAAGCAAGCTGTTGATTATGCTCATAAATACGATGTTTGGGCTCAGGGCGAATTAGGCCAAGTAAAAGGTTGGGAGGACAATGTCTTTTCCGAAAAAGGGTTTTTAACCGATCCAAAAGAGGCCCAAGAGTTTGTTGAAAAAACAGGTATAAATACTTTGGCTGTTGCTATCGGTAATGTGCACGGAGTTGAGAAGATAAGGAAAGGGTTACCCAGGTTGGACATTAAAAGATTAAAGGAAATCAATGCAAAGATTAAAGTACCCTTAGTTTTGCATGGGGCTTCGGGTTTGGGTAGGGATCAGATTTTTCAAGCCGTGGCAAATGGCATACGAATTATTAACATTGATACAGAAATTAGGCTTATCTTTACCACAACCCTTCGTCGGGTTTTATCCCAACATAAAGAAGAGATTGATATTAGAAATCTTATGCCCCAGCCGATGGAGGCGGTTCAGCGTCTTGTTGAGAGAAAAGTAAAAATGTTCGCGTTGGAGGCTTGAAAACATTAAAGCACGAGAGCACGAGAACATTAAAGCAAATTGCTTTTATGCTTTTATGCTTTTATGCTTTTATGCTTTAATAAAAAAGTATGATATACAATATTTTACCAATCATAATTATTATATTAAGCCTAGCGGTTATAATAATTATTTTAATAAGGAGGGTACCGGATGTAACCAATCTTAATGTTGAACAATTGCCAGAAGAAAAACAGAAAAAGGTCAAGAGGGCATTGATACAAAATAAACTGGATCGTAAATTGGACAAAATTAGTCCAAACTTACAAAAAGTCAACCAGGGGTTGGCGGCTTTAAAAAAGTTTTTTGAGGGCATAGAAAAGAAAATTCTGGCTGTTGAACATAAATATTCCCAGAAACACAAAAAAATAATACAAAATGAGCCAGAAAAATTTCAAGATAAGGTCGTTGTTCTATTGGGGGCGGCAGAAAGCCTAGTGGCTCAGGATAAGTTAGATGAGGCCGAGAAGAAATATATAGAGATTATTGGATTCGACCCCCAAAATATAGATTCCTATAGGGGCTTGGCTGGCATTTATTTAAAGCAAAAGAATTTTAGTGAGGCTAAGCAAGCACTTGAGCATGTTTTAAAATTGCTTAAAAATAATCAGACAGAAAAGGTTGTTGAAGATTATATTAATTTGGGTATGATTTATAGAGAGTTGGGCGAGCAAGCAAAGGCATTAGCAAGTTTTAAAAAAGCTTTGAAATTAGAGCCAAACAATCCCCGAAGCCTTGACCTTTTGTGTGAAATGAGTATAATAGTTAGAGACAAAAAATCAGCCCTATATGCTTATAAGCGGCTTAAAGAGGTTAACCCCGAGAATCAGAAATTAGAAGAATTTAAGAAAAAGACAGGGGAGTTGAGTTAGTAAGTGCCCAGATAGCTCAGTTGGTAGAGCAACTCCATGGTAAGGAGTAGGTCAGCGGTTCGAGTCCGCTTCTGGGCTCCAGATTAATCAGGAATGAAAAGACAATACTAACACAATACTAACAGTTTGTATTTACGGCCAGATTTGATATAATGAAAGCATGGCTACTATTCCTGATAAAAAATTAGCAATTATCGCGAATTACTACGCGGAAGGGCATAGCGCCAGAGAAGTTGCAGATAAGTTTGGGTTTTCAATAGACGCGGTTTACTATTTTTTTCGTAAACACAAGATACCCAGGCGTGAACCTCGGGAGAACAGTATTATATTGTTTAACAAGAAACCGGCTTCTTTTAATGTTAAAAAGAGACTTTCTATTGAAGAGAGGGAGTTGAAACTCGCGGGCATAATGCTATATTGGGGAGAGGGTTCGCAGTGGCCGGGAGAGACAGCTGTAGATTTTGCGAATAGCAACCCGGGAATGATAAAGATTTTTCTTACTTTTTTAAGAATGATTTGCGGGGTTGCTGATAGTAAATTAAGAATTTATTTGTATTGTTATGCAAATCAAAAGCCAAAAAAATTAATGAGATATTGGTCAGCTCTCACTAAAATATCACTGCAGCAGTTTAACAAACCATATGTTAGGCGGGACTTCAAGGAGAGTAAAATCGGTAAAATGAAATATGGCCTTATCCACATCAGATATCATGATAAAAAGTTATTGTTATTGATAAAAAAATGGATATCTGATTTCGTGGATAGATATTAATGTTAGGGGTCGGTACCAAAGTGGTTAACTGGGCGTGACTGTAAATCACGTGGTTTTATACCTACGCAGGTTCGAATCCTGCCCGGCCCACCATTAAAAAATAAAAAACCAAAAATAAAATAATATAAAAATATAAAAATATCCGCCAAAGGCGGATCTCCTCCAAGGGCGGATGGGCCTCTAATCCAAGCCCCTGGCTGACAAGAATACCCGCCAGAGGCGGATAAACCTCTGGTTGATAAAAATAAAATAATAAAAACTCATCTCGTCCTATTTATTTTTATATTTTTATATTTTTATATTATTTTATTTTTTAACCCAATCCCATGAAAAATTATTTAAGGCCTTTAGGGCAATTTGTTAATTACCAAAGTATTATTATTCCTGGCATTCTTTTGATGGGAATCAACATTGGTTTGCTGGCCGCCTTTTTGGTCTGTTTTATGCTCTTTTCTTTTTTACAAAACGAGTTGCTCGGGGGGCTGTCATATCCGGTTTTACCAGCAATCGCAGTTTTGTTTTTTGTTATAGCAAGCGTAAAACTTTGGTATGATTTCGGTATTTTAATCAAAGAAAAGGTCAAAGAAAAGCCTAAGAAAGAAAAGATTAAAGAATCCCTTATTATTGATTTTATTGGCCTTCTGCCCTTGCTGTTTTTGGTGCTTCTAAATAATGTGATTGTTGGCTTAAAACGTTTAGCCAACCCGGGTTCAGTCACTGGTGAATTTTTAGCTAATACCGTGATTGTAATAATTGCTTTAGTGATTCAAGTTTTGATTGTGGAGTCAGCCGTGTTCAGTAAAAAGAGCGAGGCGGCGCAAGAAAAAGTTGTTATTCCAGACGAAAAATTAACATAAAAACATGCCTATTTTAGATATAAAAAAATATCCCGCTCCCATCCTTAAGACCAGGGCGGAAAAGGTCAGAGAGGTTAATTCAGAAATCAAACAGTTAGCCCAGGACATGATTGAAACAACACAAGATAGTAATGGAGCTGGTCTATCAGCGCCCCAGGTAGGGGTAAGCAAAAGGATAATTGTAGCCGACGCGGGCGATGTCCCATGCGTTTTTATTAACCCAGAAATTTTAAAAAGAAAAGGTAAAGAAATAGCAGAAGAAGGCTGTTTAAGTTTTCCGGGTATTTTTTTTAAAATCAAAAGGGCTAGTGAGATAACTTGTAGATTTTTAGATGAGAATGGCAGGCGGCAAGAAATGGAGATTAAAGGATTACTGGCGCGTATTGTTCAGCACGAGACTGATCATCTGGATGGCATTCTTATTATTGACAGAGTGAATTTTTTAAAACGCAGGAAGGCGTTGGGGGAGTACAATAAACAAAAGTAAAAAATGTTAAAAAAGACCTTAAAATTAATTTTAATAATTATCTTAATTTTTTTAATTGGGTTTGTGCTGGTGCGACTCTCTGTGGTTTAAATTTGCGGGGTATAGCTCAGTTGGTAGAGTGCACCGTTCGGGACGGTGAAGTCGCCGGTTCAGTCCGGCTACCCCGACCAGGGTCATAATGGGCAGGCGGGGATGATGAAGTCGTCCCAGTCGCAACCGGGACTACTGCGACGATACGCGTTCTACCCGGTAATTAATAATGCAAAAACATTTGACATGAGAGAGCAACTTAAAAAGTATAAAACAAAAGTAGAACAAAAATTAGCAGGTTTTTTTGATAAAAAGATTGCTGACACAAAGGGTTTCAATAAAGAGATTTTAAAACATTTGAAAGAATTCACTTTACGGGGCAAGAGTAAAAGAATTCGCGCCTTTTTAATTTTTACGGGTTACGAGGCATTCGGGGGCGGGAACCAAAAGGAGATTGTCAAAGCCTCAATGTCTATTGAGCTTATCCATAGTTTTTTTCTGATTCATGATGATATCATTGACCAGGATGAATTGCGTCGAGGCAAACCCACTTTTCATAAAGGATTTGAAAAATATAAAGATAAACATTTTGGAGAATCAATTGCTATTATTGCTGGTGATATTGCTCATACCCTAGCCATAGAAAGTTTTTTAAGTACCAATTTTTCCTTAGGCAAGAAATTAAAAGTTCTACAAAAAATCAATCAAATGATTTTAGATTCTTGCGAAGGAGAAAATTTAGATATATTATTACCCGTTCAAAAAAAACAGTCCAGTCAGAAAGATATCCTTAGGGTGTATGAATACAAAACAGCCAAGTATACTTTTGAAGCCCCCCTGCATATCGGAGCTTTACTGGCCGGAGCAACTGATAAAGATCTAAAAGCATTAAGCGATTATTCCATACCTTTGGGAATCGCTTTTCAAATTCAAGATGATATTTTAGGAGTATTTGGTGATGAACGGGAAATCGGCAAGCCGGTCGGCTCGGATATTCGGGAAGGAAAGAAGACCTTGCTTGTTTGGAAGGCGCTTCAAAGCGCTAATCAAACCCAAAAGAAAAAATTATCGCAGATTTTTAATCAAGAGAAAATTTCTAAAAAAGAAGTTAATGAGATAAGGCAAATTATGATTGACTCCGGCGCTTTAGGCTGGACACAGGACAATGCTAAAAAATTGGGTTACGGGGCGCAAAAACAAATATCATCCTTATCTCGCATTAATCCAAAAGCAAAAAAAGTTTTACTCGAACTAATAGATTACATTATAAATAGAACCAACTAAACATGTCAAAAATTATTCCTAAACATATTGCCATTGTTATGGATGGCAATCGTCGTTGGGCCCGTGAACAAGGTCTTGCTTTACTTCAAGGCCATCTGGCCGGCTATGATAAATTAAAACAAGTAGGGGATTGGTGTTTAAAGAGAGGAATTAAAATTTTAACCATTTATGCTTTTTCTACGGAAAATTGGAATCGGAAAAAGAACGAAGTGAATTATTTGATGCGGCTGTTAAAAATTGGATTAACCAAGGAATCCAAAGAATTTTATAAAAGAGGCATTCAGCTACGTGTTTTTGGCCGAATTTCTGGATTATCAAAAGATTTGCAAACAGCCATAAAAGAAGCCGTGGAAAAAACCAAAACCAACACCAAAAGTATCTTAAACATAGCAATAAATTATGGCGGTCGGGCGGAAATCGTGGATGCGATTAAAAATATAGTTGCTAAAGAAATTCCTGCGTCAAAAATAGATGAGGAAACAGTAAATGAAAATATTTATACAGCTGGCCTGCCGGACCCAGAGTTAATCATTCGGACTTCTGGAGAATACCGGCTTTCAGGATTTTTAACTTGGCAATCTGTGTATTCGGAATTATATTTTTGCCCCAAGTATTGGCCGGCGTTCAGTGAGAAAGATTTGGACGAAGCCTTGGAAGAATACGCCAGAAGGCAGAGGCGGTTTGGGAAGTAAGTTGGCGGTAACTAAGTAATTAAGTAACCAAGTAATCAAGTAATCGGGGGGACCACCTTTGTTAAATTTTTAAATTGGATGTAAAATAGAATTAAAGTTCAGTCATAAATCATCACATTTTCATGCAAAATAGAACCCTTTATTTTGGCGACAATTTAGAAATATTAAAAAAGAAGATTCCTGACGAGAGTTTTGATTTGATTTATCTTGATCCCCCATTTAACTCTAGCAGAAGTTACAATGTTTTATTTAAAGAAGGCCTGCAAGATAGCCCGGCCCAAATCAGGGCTTTTGAAGATTCTTGGCACTGGACAAGGGATTCAAAACAGGCCTTTGATTATTTAGTTAGAAAAACCAATCAGAATATTTCCAATTTAATGCTTGCTTTGGAACAAATACTTGGCCATAATGATGTACTCGCATATCTAAGCATGATGACCGTGCGTTTGATAGAGTTGCATCGTGTTTTAAAAAAGACCGGCAGTTTGTATTTACACTGTGACCCAACCGCCAGTCATTATCTAAAAATTGTTCTAGATGTGATTTTTGGAAAGAGGAATTTTAGAAATGAAATTGTATGGACATATAGACGGTGGCCGGCAAAATCAAGAGCTTTCCAACGGATGCATGATATATTATTCTTTTATGTAAAAGATGGTAAAAATTCATACACTTTTAACACTATTTATCAACCGCTTGCTGATATTACTGTGAAAATACATAAGGGCAAAAAGCAACGAGCTACTTTTATTGATGGCAGAAGATTATCGAGAGATCAAGAGGAAGAATCCGTTGGTACCCCCCTCCCTGATTACTGGTATATACCTGCAATTGCCGGGCATGCAAAGGAGCGGTTAGGATACCCTACGCAAAAACCTGAGGCATTGTTAAAAAGAATCATTGAAGTGTCATCTAATCAAGGAGATTGGATTTTAGATCCATTTTGTGGTTGTGGTACAACAATAGCAGTAGCGGAAAAATTAGAGAGAAACTGGGTTGGTATAGATATTACCGTTTTGGCAATAAACTTAATAAAACACCGATTAAGAGGTCAAAATGGATTAGGTCGCAAACAAATCCACGTTGATGGCTTGCCCACGGATTTAACTAGTGCCAAAGAATTATTCAAAAAAGATCCATTTGAATTTGAGTATTGGGCTTTAGATATGGTTAATGCAATGCCAGCCCAAAGCAAGAGTAAAGAAAATATGAGAGGCGCGGATAAGGGGATTGATGGAATTATTAGATTTCACAGAGACAAATTAAACGGTAAGTCAGAGTATGGTCAAGCAATCGTTCAAGTTAAGGGCGGCAAGGTGCAGAGAAATCAAATCGCAACTTTAAAAAGCGATGTTGAGCGAGAAAAAGCCGAAGCTGGAATTTTTATAACTCTAGAAAAAGCAACCAAACCAATGCAGGAGGAGGCAATAGATGCCGGGACTTTTACTGTACCCTTAACTAACAAATTCGAATTTCCTAAAATTCAAATTTTGACCGTAGAAGAATTATTGCAAGGCAAAAGACCAAATTTACCTCGCGGATTAGTAAAAAATTATTATAAAGAAGCAAAACCGAGTAGTGTCAGCAAAGATGATGCGAAGACAATGGGATTTATGCCCATGCTTTAAAAATTAATTTAAAAAGTTTTTTTAGACATTTTTTTATTTCCAAACAGTTTTTAAAAAGCTGTTTTTTATTTGAATTTTTTACTTTTGAAATGCTAAAATAACCCTATGCCAGATTTATTTGATAAAAATTTGCAAAAAGATTTTCCCTTAGCCGATCGCATTCGGGCTGAGAAATTTAGCGAATTTATGGGTCAGGATTATTTGATTGGTAAGGACAAACTTTTGCGCCGGGCAATCGAAAAAAAAGATGAGTTGCCTTCAATAATCAATAAAAAAACAGGGTTTATCCCGTGAAATATTATGTCGCAGTCGGTTACATTAGCTACTCAAATGCGGCATATTTTATTATTTTCAATTTCATCAAAAGTTCCTGTTAAATCAGGTAAAACTCGCAATGGCAGTGTTTGGTCGGGTTATCCGCAATGCGATTGGGTCGCGCGCGGGTTACAAAGCGGAACTCCGCCTAAAATCTTTGGTCCGGTCAATCTCCTTTAAGATTTGTTTGCGAAGCCGGATATTACCGGGTGTAATTTCCAGATACTCGTCGTCGTGCATGATTTCCATTCCCCGCTCAATTGAAAGCCGTAACGGCGGCGTCAAGTGGATTGCTTCATCAGAACCGGATGCGCGCATGTTGGTTAGATGTTTACCTTTAATCGGGTTAACAGCCATATCATTACCTTTGGCAACATTTCCGATCACCATACCTTCATAGGTCTCAATGTTGGGCTCGATGTACAGCTGTCCTCTAGTTTGCAAATTAGCCATAGAATATGCGGAAGTTTTGCCGGTTGCCATCGAAATCATTGAGCCCACTGCTCGTTTTTTTATCTCTCCTACATGAGGTTTAAAGCCGATCACATGAGATGCCAAGATACCGTTGCCCTTAGTATCAATAATAAAATCGCCGCGATATCCAAGCAAACCGCGCGTTGGTATTTCAAATAAAATCCGCACATGGTTTTCATGATGGTGCATGTTTACCATCTTGCCTCCGCGCTTGGACATTTTTTCAATAACCGAACCGGAAAATTCAGACGGCAGATCAATTGTCACTTCTTCAAAAGGTTCAGACAAAACGCCGTCAATTTCTTTCGTAATAACGTGCGGCTGGGAAACCTGCATTTCGTATCCTTCCCGGCGCATATTCTCAAGCAAAATCGCAATGTGCATTTCACCGCGGCCGGAAATATGGTAGCGGTCTTTAAAAGAAAAATCAATTTTCAAACCAACATTCACTTCAAGCTCTTTATGCAAGCGCTCGTTTATTTGGCTGTTAGTGACAAACTTGCCGTCGCGTCCGGCAAATGGAGAGTTGTTGACTAATAAATCAAGAGAAATAGCCGGCGGGTCAATTGAGATCGCCGGCAGCGGTTTTTGATCCGCGGTCTCGCAAATAGTCTCGCCAATATCAATATCAGGAATACCGGCGATCATCACCAAGTCCGCGGCGTCGGCGGTTTCAATGTCTTGGCGAACAAAACCTTGGAAGGTGTAAATTTTGGTAATAGTCGCTGTTCGGGTTTCGCCGGCAGCATTTTTAATCATAATCTTTTGTCCTCTGGAAGCCCGGCCTTCATAAATTCTGCCAATTGCCAAACGGCCCAGATAATCATCATACGCCAGGTTGAACGGCTGCATGCGCAAAGGAGCGCTAGTGTCGCTCGGCGCCGGCTGGACTTGCTCCAAAATAGTATCAAGCAGCGGTTCAAGACTGCTTGAATCGTCAGTCATTTTCTTTTTAGCAATGCCTTCAGTGCCGATGGCGTAAACGGTTACAAAATCAAGCTGTTCGTCGTTTGCTTCCAGATCAATAAAAAGATCCAGCACTTCATCGCGCGCCTTATCCGTGTCAGCAGCCGGTTTATCAATTTTGTTTAAAACCACAATCGGTTTTAATCCCAGTTCAAGTGATTTTTTCAAAACAAATCTGGTTTGCGGCATCGGCCCTTCTTGGGCGTCAACAACCAAAATCACCGAATCAATCGAGCGCAATACCCGCTCAACTTCCGAGCTAAAATCAGCGTGGCCGGGCGTGTCAATGATATTAATTTTAGTGCCTTTGTAAATTAATGAAGCGTTTTTGGAATAAATGGTAATGCCGCGCTCTTTTTCCAAGTCGTTTGAGTCCATGCTAACGCCTTCCTCAACCATGCCGGTTTGGCGCATCATCCCGTCAACTATCGTGGTTTTTCCGTGGTCAACGTGAGCAATAATTGCGATGTTTCTTGTTTCTTTGTAATTCATGTTTGTAATTTAGTGATTTTTCCGGCGGTTATTTTTGTCTCCCTTTGGGAGATCCCTCGCCTGGAGATTAAATTTTTTATTTCTTGCGAATTTTTGGCTTCGTCCTCTTTTATTCCATTGTCTGCCGCGCGGGCTTCGTTTTAAATTATTGTTTTGGTTATAGTTGTTAAAGCGCTTTTTGTTTTGGTTGCCTTGTTTAGAAGCATAGGAATCATATTCTGGCTCTGCCAATTTGGTTAGCGGAATTGTTTTTTTAATGATTCGTTCAATTTTTTTAACTTCGCGCATCTCGGTGGGGGACACGAAACTAATGGCTTGGCCTGCATTGCCGGCGCGTCCAGTCCGGCCAATCCGATGAACATAATCTCCGGCGTTTTCCGGCAAATCAAAATTTAAAACTAATTCAATGCCCTTAACATCAATGCCGCGAGCGGCAATGTCGGTGGCAACCAACACTCGGACTCCGCCATTTTTGAAAGCTCTCAAAGCATTGCTGCGCTGGCTAAGCGAACGGTTAGAGTGAATTTCGGCAGCGGTATGGCCCATTTGTCTAATTTTAATCGTTAATTTTCTTACCCCATGCTTAGTGCGGCAAAAAATTAAAACGGAACCGTGATATGACGTTAATATTTTTTCCAATTGGGCAACGCGCTTTTCCTTGCTGATAATGACCATCTCTTGATTTATATTTTCCGCTGGCGTGCCTGATGGCGCCACTTCAATATTAATCGGCAGCTTCATGTGTTTTGCCACTAATGACATAATAGCCGGCGGCATCGTCGCTGAAAACAACATCGTCTGTCTTTCCCTTGGAACTGATTTTAAAATTTCATTAATCTGCGGCGCAAAACCAATATCAAACATCATATCAGCTTCGTCTAAAACCAAGATTTTAATATCGCTAAGATTAATTGAATGGCTCTTGATGTGGTCAATCAAACGTCCAGGGGTGGCGATAATGATACGCGGTTTTTGCCGAAGAGTTCTTAATTGAATGTTTTTTGGTTCGCCGCCAATCAATACTGCCGTTCGTAAGCCAAACCTAGCGCCGATATTTTTTAAATGCATATTAGCCTGGCTGGCCAGCTCGCGCGTTGGCAACAACAACAAGCCGCGGCCTCCAATTTGGCTCAACCGTTGAATCATCGGGATGCCAAAAGCCAAGGTTTTGCCGGTTCCGGTTTGGGCAATGCCA
This sequence is a window from Patescibacteria group bacterium. Protein-coding genes within it:
- a CDS encoding type II secretion system GspH family protein; this encodes VELLVVISIIGLLATLAIVALKNTREKANIAKTKGDLKQIQTAIEVARDRENKVLGRDYRDGNGVTGSGCSDCSCRPPSYTLDSPQCITSMTNAFNKLGFAGLLRDPWESPYLIDENEYEFSGDPCRRDTVRSAGPNRMIGGGDDLSIYIPFYLCD
- a CDS encoding type II secretion system GspH family protein — its product is MNSKRLKSGFTLIELLVVISIIGLLSTLAIVALNNARAKARDAKRLVDMKQIQTALDLYYDANNRYPSISGDACCDGWDQGPCGADPFIGALVNEGLMSNVPTDPSGGSGTGCYGYAYYRYGAGSYGCDPLHGAYYVLGVRDMETSGRPHPNSPGWSCPSRDWQGEFDWVIGKFER
- a CDS encoding triose-phosphate isomerase, which translates into the protein MLQKPIIIANWKMNLEQVKRLFKVVKKVIPSQALDKIFRFAILKVINLTAFLSRATGVDRSFFYLKNRHEEKGYYFH
- a CDS encoding NYN domain-containing protein; amino-acid sequence: MKKKAIIFIDGSNFYYRLKNLSKKSKRLKHISLLSFDYRGFCEWLCRDFEIIDIRYYIGAVKRRRNNPKSKVMHANQQKLFRRLQKRRVKVITGQLIQHPDKTYHEKGVDVRIAVEMIRFARLNKYDTAFLISSDTDLVPAVEEVFSFGKKVKYICANERQSFGLTKTAGDYLVLREDDIKMFL
- the tpiA gene encoding triose-phosphate isomerase; this translates as MPKKPIIIANWKMNLGVRESVDLVKAVNDQGAVSNNEVEIVVCPSFTALASVSDSLHLKSDIKLGAQNVFWEYKGAFTGEISPLMLKELGCEYVIIGHSERRGHLGETDEMVHKKAKAVLDAGLIPIICVGENFDERQKGQKDYVIMKQMNQALEGLRLSEDSKIIIAYEPVWVIGSGQAIEAEEAEHTHIIIESYLLDIYSPDTLAKKLRVIYGGSVDKNNVAEFIGQKTIDGVLVGGASLKVEEFVGLIKAVQRIA
- a CDS encoding class II fructose-bisphosphate aldolase, which produces MLVHIKEVISWAQKKKCAVGAFNTSNLETTLGIVNGAIKAKKPIIIQVSETAIKYAGLKPITHIVETVAKNEAVNVPVALHLDHGKSFHSVAECIHAGFSSIMIDASDVPFDENVVLTKQAVDYAHKYDVWAQGELGQVKGWEDNVFSEKGFLTDPKEAQEFVEKTGINTLAVAIGNVHGVEKIRKGLPRLDIKRLKEINAKIKVPLVLHGASGLGRDQIFQAVANGIRIINIDTEIRLIFTTTLRRVLSQHKEEIDIRNLMPQPMEAVQRLVERKVKMFALEA
- a CDS encoding tetratricopeptide repeat protein, with translation MIYNILPIIIIILSLAVIIIILIRRVPDVTNLNVEQLPEEKQKKVKRALIQNKLDRKLDKISPNLQKVNQGLAALKKFFEGIEKKILAVEHKYSQKHKKIIQNEPEKFQDKVVVLLGAAESLVAQDKLDEAEKKYIEIIGFDPQNIDSYRGLAGIYLKQKNFSEAKQALEHVLKLLKNNQTEKVVEDYINLGMIYRELGEQAKALASFKKALKLEPNNPRSLDLLCEMSIIVRDKKSALYAYKRLKEVNPENQKLEEFKKKTGELS
- the def gene encoding peptide deformylase, translating into MPILDIKKYPAPILKTRAEKVREVNSEIKQLAQDMIETTQDSNGAGLSAPQVGVSKRIIVADAGDVPCVFINPEILKRKGKEIAEEGCLSFPGIFFKIKRASEITCRFLDENGRRQEMEIKGLLARIVQHETDHLDGILIIDRVNFLKRRKALGEYNKQK